The following proteins come from a genomic window of Flavobacterium crocinum:
- a CDS encoding T9SS sorting signal type C domain-containing protein translates to MKKKIPASLILPKFLLFRFSLTNLHSKVSSSKVKLSLFFILFYISLWAQHPPFNADGTIVVPAGVLSMNVEGWGAGGAGGGASNSVILTGRSGAGGGGGAYAQGAISVTAGTTLQIKVAPTVLGNTGSGGNGGNSYIQGYEGVFFAAGGSGGPAYSGTVTPTGGAGGSSTVSKGSITTTAGNPGGDGAVGVLNLLSTSGAGGKAGGTAGGAGGPAAGSILLGLGPGQPGTPPGGGGSGGLHLSGSAAQSGGNGAAGRVNVTYTCPTYSVSSISASNVCVTSGTSSVTLASTPAGLPVGPYVVKYNTTNPAQTGQTVVVTVITAGSLNFQASGLTTVGTSTITVTNLTSGVCSSNINSTSTVTVSPATVGGSVSGGTTICSGATSAALTLAGHTGTILKWQSSTDSFATSTDIANTSTTYTSGPLTQTTQFRAVLQSGTCSAVNSNPTTVTVNPLPQGSLTANGPFCETGTGQLTFTASTGTGPFTVVYNDGTADRTVTGVVSGTPFNTFTTPVTSTTSYTLVSVTGANTCVRNTGFTGPSATININPLPQGSLTANGPFCVTGAGQLTFTASAGTGPYTVVYNDGTADRTVAGVVSGIPFNTFTTPVTSTTSYTLVSVTGANTCVRNTGFTGPSATINITPLPQGSLTANGPFCETGSGQLTFTASTGTGPFTVVYNDGTANRTVNNVASGTPFNTVINPVTATTNYTLVSVTGANSCVRSSGFTGASATITVNPLPQGSLTANGPFCATGTGQLTFTASTGTGPFTVVYNDGTANRTVNNVASGTPFNTVINPVTATTNYTLISVTGANTCVRTTGFTGASATITVNPLPSTPVIGTVTQPTCVTPTGSIVLNSLISTPNNLITQYGTVSQTYTPSGTTYTVSNLSPGTYSFTIQDASGCPSVPTANVEILPPVTNTWNGTSWSKGSEPVLTDAIRFSGNYSTTGNLNGCSCLVDSGVNVTVNSNHTLTITNAVTNSGGILTFENNSSLLQTTNAVNTGNIIYKRNSQPVRRYDGTYWSSPVTRVPAFKLYDFSPATLGDKFLRYDPMLGWVVIYNGNQEMIKGTGYGVRAPQPYDINIPQVFPGQFTGVPNNGDILGPDVVAEKFSVYGNPYPSAIYADQFIHDNSANIYGTLYFWTHNSLPKQDSSGDGLYHYSNDDFAIYNLSGSIVVGGMSGTPSPNPGNQSVPQGYIAAGQGFMVKARTNQKSLFTNSMRVSGNNSQFFKSSETITIERHRVWLNLYNNQGAFKQLLIGYATGATNFWDNNFDAMSMDAHPTIDFYSINENKKLAIQGRALPFTVSDTIPLGYRSAIQGEFTIAIDHADGSLNTQAIYLQDNVTKKVHNLTTGNYTFTTATGNFYKRFVLRYTDPNDTLGNEDFSSLENSISVSVKDKIITLQSFSDYDKLQETSIYDVGGKLLYNKKGIDNKEWRITNLRSGPQVLLVKVTLDNDQTITKKIIFN, encoded by the coding sequence ATGAAAAAAAAAATACCTGCCTCGTTGATTTTACCTAAATTTTTGCTCTTTCGTTTTTCTTTAACGAATCTACATTCTAAAGTTTCTAGCTCGAAGGTAAAACTCTCTTTATTCTTTATTCTTTTTTACATTTCGTTATGGGCGCAACATCCCCCATTTAATGCTGATGGCACAATAGTAGTTCCTGCCGGTGTTCTTAGTATGAATGTTGAAGGTTGGGGGGCTGGTGGAGCAGGAGGAGGCGCAAGTAATTCGGTTATATTAACGGGAAGAAGTGGTGCAGGTGGCGGAGGTGGCGCTTATGCTCAAGGAGCAATATCAGTTACAGCAGGAACAACCCTTCAGATTAAAGTGGCTCCCACAGTTCTGGGTAATACAGGATCAGGAGGGAATGGAGGAAATTCTTATATTCAAGGATATGAAGGCGTTTTTTTTGCGGCAGGCGGTAGCGGTGGTCCAGCTTATTCTGGTACAGTAACCCCAACAGGAGGTGCTGGAGGGTCAAGTACGGTATCTAAAGGTTCTATAACAACGACAGCTGGAAATCCTGGAGGTGATGGAGCTGTTGGTGTATTAAATCTATTGTCAACTTCAGGAGCGGGAGGAAAAGCAGGAGGAACCGCAGGAGGAGCGGGAGGCCCGGCAGCAGGAAGTATTTTGTTAGGACTTGGTCCAGGGCAGCCAGGTACCCCGCCAGGTGGTGGTGGAAGTGGTGGATTACATTTATCAGGATCTGCTGCGCAATCTGGGGGCAACGGAGCTGCGGGTCGCGTAAATGTAACTTATACTTGTCCAACTTACAGTGTAAGTTCAATATCAGCATCAAATGTTTGTGTAACATCAGGAACATCTTCAGTTACACTCGCATCAACCCCAGCGGGTTTACCGGTTGGTCCTTACGTTGTAAAGTATAATACAACCAATCCTGCCCAAACGGGGCAAACAGTCGTAGTTACAGTAATTACAGCAGGTTCGTTAAATTTTCAGGCTTCAGGTTTAACAACGGTAGGAACTAGTACTATAACAGTAACTAATTTAACATCAGGTGTATGTTCTTCTAATATAAATAGTACTTCAACAGTTACTGTTTCACCTGCAACAGTTGGAGGTAGTGTGAGTGGAGGAACAACAATCTGTTCAGGAGCGACAAGTGCAGCATTAACATTAGCAGGTCATACAGGAACCATTTTAAAATGGCAATCCTCTACTGATTCTTTTGCTACATCTACGGATATAGCAAACACGTCTACGACTTATACTTCAGGACCTTTAACACAAACAACTCAGTTTAGAGCTGTACTTCAAAGCGGAACATGTTCTGCTGTAAATTCAAATCCAACAACTGTTACTGTAAATCCTTTACCACAGGGAAGCTTGACAGCCAACGGTCCATTTTGTGAAACAGGTACTGGACAGCTTACTTTCACGGCAAGCACAGGAACGGGACCATTTACAGTTGTTTATAATGACGGGACTGCAGACCGAACTGTTACAGGCGTTGTGAGCGGTACTCCATTTAATACCTTTACAACTCCGGTTACAAGTACAACATCATACACACTAGTTTCAGTAACGGGAGCCAATACCTGTGTTAGAAATACAGGTTTTACAGGACCTTCAGCGACAATTAACATAAATCCTCTGCCTCAGGGAAGTTTAACCGCAAACGGGCCATTTTGTGTTACAGGTGCCGGACAGCTGACTTTCACGGCAAGTGCAGGAACGGGGCCCTATACAGTAGTTTACAATGACGGGACTGCAGACCGAACTGTTGCAGGCGTTGTGAGCGGTATTCCATTCAATACCTTTACAACTCCGGTTACAAGTACAACATCATATACACTAGTTTCAGTAACGGGAGCAAATACATGTGTTAGAAATACAGGTTTTACAGGACCTTCAGCGACAATTAACATAACTCCTCTGCCTCAGGGAAGCTTGACAGCCAACGGTCCATTTTGTGAAACAGGTAGTGGACAGCTTACTTTCACGGCAAGCACAGGAACGGGACCATTTACAGTTGTTTATAATGACGGAACAGCGAACCGTACTGTCAATAATGTAGCAAGCGGTACACCATTCAATACAGTGATCAATCCTGTTACCGCAACTACAAATTACACTTTAGTTTCCGTTACGGGAGCTAATTCTTGTGTGCGAAGTTCTGGTTTTACAGGAGCATCGGCAACAATTACAGTGAATCCCCTTCCACAGGGAAGCTTGACAGCCAACGGTCCATTTTGTGCAACAGGCACTGGACAACTGACTTTTACAGCAAGCACAGGAACGGGACCATTTACAGTTGTTTATAATGACGGAACAGCGAACCGTACTGTCAATAATGTAGCAAGCGGTACACCATTCAATACAGTGATCAATCCTGTTACCGCAACTACAAATTATACTTTAATTTCCGTAACGGGAGCCAATACCTGTGTTAGGACTACAGGCTTTACAGGAGCATCGGCAACGATTACTGTGAATCCATTACCTTCTACACCTGTAATTGGAACAGTTACGCAGCCAACTTGTGTAACTCCAACTGGAAGTATTGTTCTAAATAGCTTAATTTCAACACCAAATAATTTAATAACACAATATGGAACGGTTTCTCAAACTTATACCCCATCAGGAACAACTTACACAGTTTCAAATTTGAGTCCGGGAACTTACAGTTTTACTATTCAGGATGCTTCTGGCTGTCCTTCAGTACCAACTGCAAATGTTGAAATTTTACCTCCGGTAACAAATACTTGGAATGGCACTTCCTGGTCAAAAGGAAGTGAACCGGTATTAACTGATGCTATTCGTTTTTCAGGGAATTATTCAACTACTGGTAACCTGAATGGTTGTTCTTGTTTGGTGGATTCTGGCGTTAATGTTACAGTGAATTCTAATCATACCTTGACGATTACAAATGCAGTTACCAATAGTGGGGGAATATTAACTTTCGAAAATAACTCAAGTTTATTGCAGACTACTAATGCGGTTAATACCGGAAACATTATTTATAAAAGAAATTCTCAGCCAGTACGACGTTATGATGGTACGTATTGGTCATCTCCGGTGACTAGAGTTCCGGCATTTAAACTGTATGATTTTTCGCCAGCTACATTAGGAGATAAATTTCTTAGATATGATCCAATGCTTGGATGGGTCGTAATTTATAATGGAAATCAGGAAATGATAAAAGGGACAGGTTATGGTGTTAGGGCACCACAACCTTATGATATCAATATACCTCAGGTTTTCCCGGGTCAGTTTACCGGTGTTCCAAATAATGGAGATATTTTAGGTCCTGATGTAGTTGCAGAGAAATTCAGTGTTTATGGTAATCCGTATCCTTCTGCAATTTATGCAGATCAGTTTATTCATGACAATTCGGCTAATATTTATGGAACATTATATTTTTGGACACATAATTCACTGCCAAAACAAGACTCTTCCGGCGACGGATTGTATCATTATAGCAATGATGATTTTGCGATTTATAATTTATCCGGAAGTATAGTTGTTGGTGGAATGAGCGGAACTCCATCACCTAATCCGGGAAATCAAAGTGTGCCACAAGGATATATTGCGGCAGGACAAGGTTTTATGGTTAAAGCAAGAACCAATCAGAAATCGCTTTTTACCAATTCGATGCGAGTATCCGGAAATAACTCTCAGTTTTTTAAATCAAGCGAAACCATTACAATAGAAAGACATAGAGTCTGGTTAAATTTATACAATAATCAGGGAGCATTTAAACAACTTTTAATAGGATATGCAACCGGAGCTACAAATTTCTGGGACAACAATTTTGATGCAATGAGTATGGACGCTCATCCTACAATAGATTTTTATAGCATAAATGAAAACAAAAAACTGGCAATTCAGGGAAGAGCACTTCCTTTCACAGTTTCCGATACAATTCCGTTAGGATATCGATCAGCGATACAAGGTGAATTTACAATTGCCATTGACCATGCTGATGGAAGCTTAAATACTCAGGCAATTTATCTTCAGGATAATGTAACCAAGAAAGTGCACAATCTTACAACTGGAAACTATACTTTTACAACAGCTACAGGGAATTTTTATAAACGTTTTGTACTGCGCTATACAGATCCAAATGATACTTTAGGAAACGAAGATTTTAGCAGTTTAGAAAACAGTATTTCTGTTTCGGTAAAAGATAAAATTATCACACTGCAATCCTTTTCAGATTATGATAAATTACAAGAAACTTCGATTTATGATGTTGGCGGTAAATTATTATACAATAAAAAGGGAATTGATAATAAAGAATGGCGTATTACAAATCTGAGATCCGGGCCGCAGGTTTTACTGGTAAAAGTAACATTAGATAATGATCAGACGATAACGAAAAAAATAATCTTTAACTAA